One Pyrofollis japonicus DNA window includes the following coding sequences:
- a CDS encoding transglutaminase-like domain-containing protein yields MLKRNGTYYFLVPDGAPVENIIPPSYLRIENGQILLAYNSGMLAFTIGPGTYDAIIPLSEDSAIVCKFSITSSQTRLADCKKESVKLSRPSVAAAGYSSILDAVLESFNETTLVKLCGIIGCAANGTNSAEKVWHILEWVSDHIAYDYVKESRRDITVLSPLDLLRRGKGVCADYAVFTAAAVLGAGLKDAYILEIGTSPVPHAVAAVNINNTLYVMDQHLPPIELADYADHVLGSRSFPTYVLHIELKDDGLVVVGYRLSLLGITDTYPEDVIEEAVVKEAIDRAAIVLKETPSPQLSTVIQIGDAYVYLRLSLHSIGGLANKPVAIARLYSPTFREQWASWISSYIVSLVEHYYSESVDGGSFWAVIRDEQGATVIKVYAVPFKTPVVQVITNDILSLVVEDIGLDPYENIQILLYRPGEKTPCAGIVPKGYKYSNLPYIEADAWTKTGKMIIISIGAKRLQNLIRTVCENNAVLNVWVKDRIVYSTLLGKE; encoded by the coding sequence GTGCTTAAGCGAAACGGCACCTATTACTTCCTCGTACCGGATGGTGCACCCGTGGAGAACATAATTCCTCCAAGCTACCTCCGGATAGAAAATGGCCAAATCCTTTTAGCTTATAACTCTGGAATGCTTGCCTTCACCATAGGGCCGGGAACCTACGACGCCATAATCCCGCTTAGTGAAGATAGTGCAATTGTGTGTAAATTTAGCATAACATCAAGCCAAACCAGGCTTGCCGATTGTAAAAAGGAGTCTGTGAAGCTATCTAGGCCGAGCGTAGCAGCTGCCGGATATTCCTCAATATTGGATGCTGTGCTCGAATCGTTTAATGAAACAACCCTCGTAAAGCTATGTGGTATAATAGGCTGTGCAGCTAACGGTACGAACTCAGCAGAAAAGGTATGGCATATACTAGAATGGGTCTCAGACCACATAGCATATGATTATGTAAAGGAAAGTAGACGTGACATAACGGTGCTCTCTCCCCTAGACTTGCTAAGGAGAGGTAAAGGCGTATGCGCAGACTATGCTGTCTTCACAGCAGCTGCGGTACTTGGTGCCGGACTAAAGGACGCCTATATTTTAGAAATAGGGACTAGTCCGGTACCGCATGCGGTTGCCGCAGTAAACATCAATAACACACTCTACGTCATGGACCAGCACCTACCACCTATAGAGCTCGCAGACTATGCTGACCACGTCCTGGGCTCGAGGAGTTTTCCTACATATGTTCTCCACATCGAGCTAAAGGACGACGGTTTAGTGGTTGTGGGGTATAGGCTTAGCCTCCTCGGAATCACCGACACGTACCCCGAGGACGTAATCGAGGAAGCTGTGGTCAAAGAGGCCATAGACAGGGCTGCTATTGTTCTAAAAGAGACACCTTCTCCGCAGCTTTCAACAGTGATACAGATAGGGGATGCCTATGTGTACTTAAGGTTAAGCCTCCATAGCATAGGTGGGCTAGCTAATAAACCAGTAGCTATTGCTAGGCTTTACTCGCCAACATTTCGAGAACAATGGGCCTCATGGATAAGCAGCTACATAGTGAGCCTTGTAGAGCACTATTATAGCGAAAGCGTTGATGGAGGCTCATTCTGGGCAGTAATACGAGACGAGCAAGGCGCTACGGTGATCAAAGTCTATGCAGTGCCGTTCAAGACTCCAGTAGTTCAAGTCATAACAAACGATATTCTTAGCCTAGTTGTTGAGGACATTGGTTTAGATCCTTACGAGAATATTCAAATACTCCTCTATCGGCCCGGAGAGAAGACGCCATGCGCCGGAATAGTTCCTAAAGGCTATAAGTATTCGAATCTCCCATATATCGAGGCAGATGCTTGGACAAAGACAGGAAAGATGATAATAATATCTATAGGTGCTAAGAGGCTGCAAAACCTTATAAGAACAGTTTGCGAAAATAACGCGGTACTCAATGTATGGGTCAAAGACAGAATAGTATACTCTACACTACTAGGCAAAGAGTAA
- a CDS encoding EamA family transporter, giving the protein MLPRWLVYAVASLLLWGLWGFVLGFASRGLKWWQLYVFSGLGTVIGITAITAIYKGSILSAEPRYIVLGIVAGLLGTTGYLAMIGSLEAGGDASIVVPLTSLYPAITVILSTLVLREEMSLEKAIGVTLALIAIYLLSKT; this is encoded by the coding sequence GTGCTGCCACGGTGGCTGGTATACGCGGTAGCTTCACTACTCCTCTGGGGTCTCTGGGGCTTCGTGCTTGGCTTCGCATCTCGCGGATTAAAATGGTGGCAGCTTTACGTGTTCAGCGGCCTAGGAACAGTAATAGGAATCACAGCAATTACGGCGATATATAAAGGCAGCATACTAAGCGCCGAACCCCGCTACATAGTTCTAGGCATTGTAGCAGGATTGCTGGGGACTACAGGATACCTGGCAATGATAGGTTCCCTGGAAGCTGGCGGAGATGCATCAATAGTTGTTCCCTTGACATCTCTTTATCCCGCAATAACTGTTATACTGTCTACACTAGTTCTCCGAGAAGAAATGTCCCTAGAAAAAGCTATAGGAGTAACGCTTGCGCTTATAGCAATATATCTACTGTCAAAAACTTAG
- a CDS encoding DUF1028 domain-containing protein: MTFSIVAVDREKGDLGVAVASKFIAVGALVPWVKVGVGAVATQAWANVKLGPMTLYMLEKGFSPRRAVETLLSTDPRREHRQLGVVNAEGEAYAFTGSKCLPYAGHIVGDGFTVQGNILVGEEVLEAMAHAFESARGELVDRLLAALKAGDKAGGDRRGRQSAAIIVVRKCGGYGGCEEGVDRYVDLRVDDHPDPVSELERLFKIWELTILEREDPNDVYDLGEVAAEIQEALRILGYYSGPVTGRLDEATLRALEHWMAINNFENKMRRDGKIWGTVYRFLLEEAQRAKKTENK, translated from the coding sequence TTGACGTTTTCCATAGTAGCTGTTGATAGAGAGAAGGGAGATTTGGGGGTAGCTGTTGCCTCAAAGTTTATCGCTGTAGGTGCTCTAGTTCCATGGGTTAAGGTAGGCGTGGGAGCTGTTGCGACACAAGCTTGGGCTAATGTTAAGCTTGGCCCAATGACCCTCTACATGCTGGAGAAGGGTTTCTCGCCGAGAAGGGCTGTTGAGACTCTTCTGAGTACTGATCCGCGCCGAGAGCATAGGCAGCTAGGAGTCGTTAACGCTGAGGGCGAGGCCTACGCGTTTACTGGTTCCAAGTGCCTGCCATATGCCGGCCACATTGTTGGTGATGGCTTCACTGTGCAAGGTAATATACTGGTCGGCGAGGAGGTTCTTGAGGCAATGGCGCATGCCTTTGAGTCTGCTCGAGGAGAGCTCGTGGACAGACTGCTTGCCGCCCTCAAGGCTGGCGACAAGGCTGGCGGCGATCGTAGAGGGAGACAGAGCGCTGCTATAATCGTGGTCAGGAAATGCGGTGGCTATGGCGGGTGCGAGGAAGGTGTGGACAGATATGTTGATCTCCGAGTGGATGATCACCCTGACCCTGTTTCTGAGCTTGAAAGACTCTTCAAGATATGGGAGCTGACTATACTTGAGCGCGAAGACCCTAATGATGTCTACGATCTCGGCGAGGTTGCTGCCGAGATACAGGAAGCACTAAGGATTCTAGGTTACTATTCTGGTCCTGTAACGGGAAGACTAGACGAGGCTACTCTACGCGCCCTCGAGCACTGGATGGCTATAAACAATTTTGAGAACAAGATGCGGAGAGACGGCAAGATCTGGGGCACGGTTTACCGGTTCTTGTTAGAAGAAGCACAGAGAGCCAAAAAGACTGAGAACAAGTAG
- a CDS encoding SagB/ThcOx family dehydrogenase, producing MVSRRAFLRGLFGSFLAALAMLIGLPLSYKWRKRMSPTRHSMPETRSGAIPLPYPRIRGEMSLEEAIAYRRSIRDYLDEPITLEELAQVLWAAQGVTETRYGFRAAPSAGATYPLEVYVVVAPRGVVLPSHDFLEPGSYRYVPQSHSLLIVRQGDLQEPLYRAALEQEWVLNAPVNIVIAAVYERTTRRYGERGIRYVHMEVGHVGQNIYLQATALGLATVAVGAFVDEEVQRIIGAGPHVHPLYIMPLAKPLEPYRVSKEELIGYIESHRKERR from the coding sequence TTGGTCTCCCGGCGTGCGTTTCTTCGCGGTCTCTTTGGCTCCTTTTTAGCAGCCTTAGCAATGCTAATCGGTCTCCCTCTAAGCTATAAGTGGAGGAAACGCATGTCGCCGACCAGGCATAGTATGCCAGAAACGCGTTCCGGGGCCATCCCTCTTCCTTATCCAAGAATTAGGGGCGAGATGAGCCTAGAAGAAGCTATAGCCTATCGGCGCTCTATAAGAGATTACCTTGATGAGCCAATAACGCTTGAAGAACTCGCACAGGTGCTGTGGGCTGCACAGGGGGTGACTGAGACACGTTACGGTTTCCGAGCAGCCCCCAGCGCTGGCGCCACCTACCCGTTGGAAGTCTACGTTGTTGTTGCTCCAAGAGGCGTAGTCCTACCTAGTCATGATTTCCTTGAACCAGGGTCGTATCGATATGTCCCTCAGAGCCATAGTCTTCTCATTGTGAGGCAAGGTGATCTGCAAGAGCCTCTCTACCGGGCAGCTCTTGAGCAGGAATGGGTTCTCAACGCACCCGTTAACATCGTCATAGCCGCGGTTTATGAGAGAACTACACGAAGATACGGTGAGAGAGGTATACGCTATGTCCACATGGAGGTTGGGCACGTAGGGCAGAATATCTATCTACAAGCAACAGCGCTTGGACTCGCAACAGTAGCGGTGGGTGCCTTCGTAGACGAAGAAGTACAGAGGATCATTGGGGCCGGGCCCCATGTTCATCCCCTTTACATTATGCCTCTCGCCAAGCCCTTAGAACCCTACCGGGTTTCAAAAGAGGAGCTAATAGGATATATAGAGTCGCATAGGAAAGAACGCAGATAG
- a CDS encoding DUF1122 family protein produces the protein MDIGLLISIIMERLRAWDVEIKKLSKRSIKEKHSYVVIINGDELFYLDVFHGRPPHYRPWAEVYSVRKKVKMGSNKIEFKDSVFEDAVLEALGAATEPGDRIFIEYLYDDETMRALELGVPPVATRLGYKLYLQGFRWFKDWYFPEGFMEGGPKLQAEKPPDNTHELRLISEICGELKRFVLEYGYAGEGLFASALEKARSILSESCKEA, from the coding sequence TTGGACATAGGCCTATTAATCAGCATAATTATGGAGAGGCTTAGAGCTTGGGACGTGGAAATAAAGAAACTCAGCAAGAGGAGTATAAAGGAGAAACACAGCTACGTAGTAATTATCAACGGTGACGAGTTGTTTTATCTTGACGTATTCCATGGAAGGCCTCCACACTATAGACCATGGGCCGAAGTTTATAGCGTAAGAAAGAAAGTCAAGATGGGATCGAATAAAATAGAGTTTAAGGATAGTGTTTTCGAGGATGCTGTTCTAGAAGCGCTAGGCGCTGCGACGGAGCCCGGTGATAGAATCTTTATCGAGTACCTTTACGATGATGAAACTATGAGAGCACTAGAGCTTGGTGTGCCTCCAGTTGCAACTAGGCTCGGCTATAAACTATATCTTCAAGGTTTTCGCTGGTTCAAGGACTGGTACTTTCCTGAAGGCTTTATGGAGGGTGGGCCAAAGCTTCAGGCCGAGAAGCCGCCAGATAACACCCATGAGTTGCGTCTGATTTCTGAAATTTGCGGGGAACTCAAACGGTTTGTCTTAGAGTATGGGTATGCAGGGGAAGGATTGTTTGCATCAGCGCTTGAAAAAGCAAGAAGTATTCTCTCAGAGAGCTGTAAAGAGGCCTAG
- a CDS encoding SLOG cluster 4 domain-containing protein, whose product MIQVGVAAFSGMPSTELLEKCKAFVATLADECPDAVLVLGGYWGLMKCVVDEALRRDLHILLFPPLEKEDIEFPAEAIVARTGSSMRLRSIYLVRSSDVLIALGGASGTIQEVVTAYTEGIPVFILSGTGLPTDRLRNVLSPYLDDRRVAPITYISDPQVLAKKACETAKAKH is encoded by the coding sequence GTGATACAGGTGGGTGTGGCTGCGTTCTCCGGTATGCCGAGCACTGAGCTGCTTGAAAAATGCAAGGCCTTTGTAGCAACCTTGGCCGACGAGTGTCCTGATGCTGTTCTTGTTCTTGGTGGCTACTGGGGATTAATGAAATGTGTTGTTGATGAAGCGCTTCGAAGGGATCTTCATATCCTCTTGTTTCCCCCATTAGAGAAAGAGGACATAGAGTTTCCAGCTGAGGCCATTGTTGCGCGCACGGGGTCAAGTATGAGGCTGCGAAGTATCTACCTGGTAAGGAGTTCTGATGTGCTTATTGCACTAGGAGGGGCCTCGGGAACAATACAAGAAGTAGTGACAGCTTATACTGAAGGAATACCTGTCTTCATACTATCGGGTACTGGTTTGCCAACGGATCGTCTTAGGAACGTATTATCACCATATCTTGATGATAGGCGAGTAGCACCAATAACCTATATCAGTGATCCCCAAGTGCTTGCAAAGAAGGCTTGTGAAACAGCTAAAGCTAAGCACTAG
- a CDS encoding class I SAM-dependent methyltransferase produces the protein MPHYFRPSRRKTPRMIISDNLRGVTVEFYVTADVFSPKGVDEGTRLLIEHARVPEEGVILDLGCGYGAIGITLAKAFPRLRVFMVDINPKAVKLARMNAELNNVSDRVVVLEGDLYEPVKDLVFDAVISNPPLAAGSKTVERIITEAPSHLRDGGSLQLVMKKGASRALDLMKKAFGRAEVLLRKKGYTVLYAEKGP, from the coding sequence TTGCCTCACTACTTCAGACCGTCAAGGCGAAAAACACCACGTATGATAATAAGTGACAACTTGCGCGGGGTTACTGTGGAATTCTATGTCACAGCAGACGTGTTCTCGCCCAAGGGTGTAGATGAGGGAACACGTTTGCTCATAGAGCACGCACGTGTGCCGGAGGAAGGAGTCATATTAGACCTTGGATGCGGTTATGGAGCTATTGGCATAACCCTTGCCAAGGCCTTTCCTAGACTCCGGGTATTCATGGTTGATATTAATCCTAAGGCTGTCAAGCTGGCTAGGATGAACGCAGAGTTGAACAATGTAAGTGATAGAGTAGTTGTGCTTGAAGGAGACCTCTATGAACCTGTAAAGGATCTAGTATTTGATGCCGTTATTTCGAATCCACCCTTAGCTGCAGGCTCTAAAACCGTAGAGAGAATAATAACTGAAGCTCCTTCGCATTTGCGTGACGGCGGGAGCCTACAGTTAGTTATGAAGAAGGGTGCTAGTAGGGCACTAGATTTGATGAAAAAAGCCTTTGGACGAGCAGAGGTCCTTCTCCGCAAGAAAGGCTATACAGTGCTCTACGCGGAGAAGGGTCCTTAG
- a CDS encoding RNA-guided pseudouridylation complex pseudouridine synthase subunit Cbf5, with translation MVSDLTRKGIEFVKKLDEFAGLKREWLVKIEGEETSPEYGTPPWERPIEQHIRMGVIPLDKPPGPTSHEVVAWIKRMFGLSKAGHGGTLDPKVTGVLPVALEEATKIIGLVVHTGKEYMCVMQLHSPVPEPDLRKAISMFIGEIYQRPPLRSSVKRSLRTKKIYDIELLEYNGIYALMRVECEAGTYMRKLCHDIGLILGVGAHMRELRRTRSGPFREEHGLVRLQDLSEALYRWKTEGKDDWLRKYILPAEYAVSHLPKIIIRDTAVDAIAHGADLAVPGIVMLHAGIEPGDTVALFTLKGELVAIGIAKMSSEEIMKAQKGIAVKMRRVVMKPGTYPRAWKAKEAKKEKKEEQAREKQQH, from the coding sequence GGAATGGCTTGTCAAGATTGAGGGTGAGGAGACGAGCCCAGAGTATGGTACACCGCCCTGGGAGAGGCCTATAGAGCAGCATATACGGATGGGGGTTATTCCGCTGGATAAGCCTCCGGGACCCACGAGCCACGAGGTAGTTGCATGGATTAAGAGGATGTTTGGCCTCAGCAAGGCAGGCCACGGGGGCACGCTTGATCCCAAGGTTACCGGTGTTCTCCCCGTAGCTCTCGAGGAGGCAACCAAGATTATAGGACTAGTAGTCCATACCGGAAAAGAATACATGTGCGTAATGCAACTCCATAGCCCAGTGCCAGAGCCTGATCTCCGAAAAGCAATATCCATGTTTATTGGTGAGATATATCAGCGTCCCCCGCTGCGCAGCAGCGTCAAGAGGAGCCTTAGAACTAAGAAGATATACGACATTGAGCTACTAGAGTACAACGGAATATACGCACTCATGCGTGTTGAATGCGAAGCAGGCACATATATGAGAAAGTTATGCCACGATATCGGCCTAATTCTTGGCGTTGGTGCACATATGAGGGAACTTAGGAGGACAAGAAGCGGCCCCTTCCGCGAAGAACACGGGCTTGTAAGGCTACAAGATCTCAGCGAGGCTCTATACCGTTGGAAAACTGAAGGCAAGGATGACTGGCTTCGTAAATACATACTACCTGCAGAATACGCTGTAAGCCACTTGCCAAAGATTATAATAAGAGATACAGCAGTCGATGCAATAGCACATGGCGCTGACCTCGCTGTACCCGGCATAGTCATGCTGCATGCAGGAATAGAGCCTGGAGACACAGTAGCATTATTCACCCTAAAAGGGGAACTTGTTGCAATTGGTATAGCAAAGATGAGCAGCGAGGAAATAATGAAGGCACAAAAAGGAATAGCCGTGAAAATGAGAAGAGTGGTAATGAAGCCGGGCACGTACCCGCGAGCATGGAAGGCTAAAGAAGCAAAGAAAGAGAAGAAGGAGGAACAAGCGAGGGAGAAGCAGCAACACTGA